A DNA window from Phycisphaerales bacterium AB-hyl4 contains the following coding sequences:
- a CDS encoding 50S ribosomal protein L25 — protein MATHDIPKIEVQPRDRVGSRYAARLRKEGKLPGVIYGHKEDPKSVTLDYRQFTDLLEGHAHLLQVTIDGKTEPCLIKDMQWDHLGISLVHVDLARVNLSEEVEVEVELALTGEPKALEQAGAILDHPLGSIEIACRADAIPESIQHDISELAVGDAVTVADLKLPDGVRAVTDSETVIAQIQVMAEEPEEETAEAVEGEPEVIGRSEQEEGETDEK, from the coding sequence ATGGCGACCCACGACATCCCCAAAATTGAAGTGCAACCCCGCGACCGAGTCGGCAGCCGATACGCCGCACGACTGCGCAAAGAAGGCAAGCTCCCCGGCGTGATCTACGGCCACAAAGAAGACCCCAAGTCTGTCACGCTCGACTATCGCCAGTTCACCGACCTGCTCGAAGGCCATGCACACCTGTTGCAGGTGACCATCGACGGCAAGACCGAGCCTTGTCTGATCAAAGACATGCAGTGGGACCACCTCGGCATCAGCCTCGTACACGTGGACCTCGCTCGCGTTAACCTGTCCGAAGAAGTCGAGGTCGAAGTCGAACTCGCACTCACCGGCGAACCGAAGGCACTCGAACAGGCCGGTGCGATTCTCGACCATCCGCTTGGCTCGATCGAGATCGCTTGCCGGGCCGACGCGATTCCGGAGAGCATTCAGCACGATATCTCCGAACTGGCCGTGGGCGACGCCGTGACCGTAGCGGACCTGAAGCTGCCCGATGGCGTGCGAGCCGTGACCGATTCGGAGACGGTGATCGCTCAGATTCAGGTCATGGCCGAGGAGCCGGAAGAAGAGACCGCCGAAGCCGTCGAAGGCGAGCCGGAAGTCATCGGCCGCAGCGAGCAGGAAGAAGGCGAA